The following nucleotide sequence is from Drosophila simulans strain w501 chromosome 3L, Prin_Dsim_3.1, whole genome shotgun sequence.
CTTATCACCTGCACAAACTGATTCCATTGCAGAATACAAGCTCCTTTTTCGCTAGTATTACTTTATTAATCAACCTCAGtggttgcattttaaatagcaaaaataaattatttgacaTGTACGTAAACACTGATCGCcataaatagtttatttttcaaaatacaaTAATGGAATAAAATAGGGTCTAACCAGAACATCAGTGCCTAAAAATTGACATTTAACGCGGTTTTTGTATAAGTTGATGAGTGAAATTTTCCGAGTATTGATCAATTCTAAGGAATGTGCTACCACATTCGTCTGACGTCATGTGTTATATTATGATAACGCACTCTTTTGGTATCTCACAGAGATAAGATAACCCATATCTTACCAGTTACCCACACCAGTTAACTAATGTCAAAATTTGGTTTGTTTACATGCTTTTTGTGTAAACGAGCTCggcaattttgttttattaattttatgttatatatttcttgtagATTGGTTGAAAAGGCAATATGAATCTAGGCCACTGGAATTTTCTTCTAGCTTTATTCAGTTTACAAACGTTTTTCAACGCCTCCGCACAGATAAGCACTGAAAATAACAGTTTGAAGGGATCAAACAGCTCAAAGTAAGAAATGCtcaaaacatttgttttcgaaaaatactAATTTTGAATTCTTTGCATTTTCTATAATATAATTTGCTTTGCTTAGTATTTCCTATGAAGACACATTCAATAGCACTTCGACCGAGGTTCTGGACGCCTCAATACATTCAACACTGGATGTATCTCAAACATATTCGACAGAAGCTGCAACAATTCAATCAGGTGCTAGGTTCGCAACCTCTGTTCCTGTTCAAAGTCCTGTAGACAACCCGTTAGATCCAGCGGACTGTTCTCAACGGGAAAAGTACAGAAAACAACCAGTTGCAACACCATCGTCGCGTTTAAGAAAATGCTGCCCACATGGagaaaacttaaatatatatcggGAAAATCAAAGCGATTCTATGTGCGACAACGGACTCTTAAGCTTCGAACCGACTATAATAAGTGCAGTTCTGTTCGATAACTGCATTGAAGACTTGGAGATTGAGACAACGCTCGACTACGACATAGGAAATCCGTGCAACAGGTATGTAAGCGAAGCGAGACATCCCcatgtttaatttaatcgaAGTACACATTCCTCTGCAAAATTAGTTCTCTTTTGTACGACGACGAAGAGGACGTTTTCTTCGTTCTGCAAGACGGTTCGCTATTAATCATCGACAAATTTGGCAACGAATCGTACACAGTGAAAGAACATTATTGCTTGGATATTGATAAGTCGGGACACTTGTTTGCCTTTACATGTGTAACCCAAGTGGAAGAACAAATTGCTTTCGCAAAAGTAAGTCGATGTGACATTAATTTCTATTTACCAATGGATGAATATTATTTCAGGTCGTTTTTGTTGCCGTTCTTATGCTAATATCTATGCCCTGCCTGCTATTAGTTAGTTATTTGCACATGACACTTCGCTTGTTGCGCAACTTGCATGGTCTCTCGCTAAGTTTGATGTCCCTGTGCTTGGCGTCTGGATACTTTGTGCACTCCGTTGTGCACATCTATGGGATCCCGAACCAAGGGTTCATTGGCTACGTCATAcagttttgtattttaagttatttctTCTGGTACTTGTGCATATGCTTCAATGTTCTTTTGAATGTGTGGTACAAGTTGCCCTGCTGCATTCAATGCTCAAAGAGTTGGGCCACCTTTAATTTTGGGTGTTACgctgtttttgctttttctggACCGGCCACAATAGTTGCATTAACTGTTCAAAAGGGACTCCCAGGAATGCCGTCTTACTTTCTGCAAGGCAAGTAATTAACAGAACAATAATACTTTAGAGCATAAGTAATAACAGGTGTATTATTTAAAGGCCTCACTGAATCCATCCGAGATTCCCAACGTTACTTTATTCCTCCAGTGTCTACTATACTTTTTCTAAGTTTTTTGGTAAGCACTTCTTTTCGTaccagttttttgttttatgctaATGCTGTAATAATGTACGATTATTAGATTAACATCATATCGTTCTTCGGATTTCAACGTATAAGCGGCTACGCCAAGGCTGAAAAAAACATTCAGGAgcgaaaatgtttgtttgaCCAACAAAAGTATGAAGATGTTAAAAAAGAGTGAGTGCACATTTATTACAGTCCTaacacaaaaaattattttaattttttgccattagCGCTAAATGTGTCAGTTTACTTGGAATAATAATGGTCGTAAGCTGGCTGCTCGAAATAATAACGTTTTACTCGGGATCGAATTCGAATTACCTGATACTCTGCGACATGGTGAATGGACTCCAGGGAGTTTGGGTACTGCTAATTTTTCTAGTCGTGCGCAGGCGTCGCACAATAATATTAAGGTGGTGGTATGATCGTGGTTCCCACGAAATTGAAGGCACAGAGCTGCAAGCTCTTAGTAATAGTCCCACATAGATATACAATTATAATACATTACTTCAAATCTACGATCGCCGTTAATATTACATTAATTTTAtgattatattaaattctGGTTTATTTGACCTGCAAAGAATGATGTGCTTATAACCAAATCAAATTGatgaaaagagaaaaacattcaaaaatTGATCGGCTGAACCTGATATCCTTTAATAGAATATATGTTATTGCGGGCCACATGACCGAACAATTTCCCAATCATATTTGTGAAAACTCAACTTTGTGTAAATTGTGGTTTATTTAAACTTATACAAAtactattaaatattaaatgtttgctGTCACTTATATGGTCATATAAAGTTAAATAGTCATTTTATTGTAAGAATGTTTTACCATCTTTGCTAATACTCTAAAAGGAAATGTGTAATTATGCGTGCGTTACCAAAATGAGCCATTTCTGTTTCTTGTCGATTGCGATTGTTTTGAATTATGATACGAAGACAACGTTTTCTAACGTTTCTTAATACGGCGATTTCATCATAAGAATAATTGTGTATTTACATGTTATATGCTACGTATATGGGATCCAGTTGGTCGGCTAGAAAACCATCCCGTAAATGCATCCGTTGCTTTTCGCCCCGACTATTAATAGGCACCACACCTAGAAACAATAGTTCacaaaatgaataattatcattataaaaaaatgtatcacAAACCTGGATCAACAACCACTACAACGCCTACTATAAGCTGATGATCTTCTAATACTGTGTTTGTGACCAAGGGAACCAAATCCAAAGCTTCTGATTCATTGCCGTCCAACTCGACAACAACGACTAATAGGTTTGTCCAGGTGAAAACGGCGctgattaaaaaaaataatgtgtGATTTTTTCAAAAAGCCCGTCTTTTAAATCTTACCACTCAGCAATTTTTTTGTGACAGCGCATTACCGAATTTTCGATATCAATTGGGTGATAGTTCATGCCACGTAAAGAGATCACTTCATCAACAGCTCCGACTACATACACTGCGTCGTGTAGTTCTTGATCAGCATTGCTTGCGCCGCCTACCAGGCTATGCTCGGAATTTCCACCCAAggaaacatttgaaaaatttagTTGCAATTGACTTATCGAATTCAAAGATTCTGTATCACTATCGCGACTTGCCACACTTGGTGTGGTCTCGTCAAGCAGTGATGCTGATTGCGAGCATTCGGTGCGGCGTAAGAATCCTAAATATCCAGTACGTGCATATAGCTCGGAGGTGGCCCCAGTTACCAATTTCGCGTTGAAGTGATCATTGTAGTCAGTTTCGTCACCATAAATTGTAAAGTAACCATTTGCGTTATGAGGAGCTTGAACCTTaggaaaaattaataaattagtaTTGATAGGATAATTATGcagtttgtaaattgttaCCCAGATTTCTCCCAAATGCGAGTCGCCACAGTGGCCCTTGGTTTCGGGATTTGCTATTATCACTTTTACGCCTGGTAAAAGTTTACCTGATTCAATTACACACAACGAATTTGGCGCTCCACGCTCCACCAAAGCGACACGATTATTTCGCAATGCTCTCATATCTACGTACACTTGAGCACTCTCTGCAGAACTAGCCCCTTGGACACAGATGGCCGGATTTACACGACACCCAAACGAAGTTGACACGCAGCGCGTATTCAGACCAAGGGCTTGAAAGAGCTTGCAGAACTGCTGGGTCAGTTGCACTCTGGGACGCTCTTCTGCCACCACGACACACGTCCGTACGCATCTCAAATCTATGTTTCGTTGCTTTAAGGAAGGTATAGAATTGCTGAGAGCTTTTGTGCATAACTCTATTACACCATATGAACAGAACGTGTCGCGAACGCGGTGTTGAGATAGAGTTGACAGCCATAAACTGGGATTTGCTTCGACCTCGTAGGGCGCGATAAGTATAGAATGGTGGCCACTATATACTCCGATAAGAGTCCACATAACAAATCCAAGGCCGCAGTACGGATCCAAACATAAAGCAACATGTCGAGAAGGATACAGCTCACAAGCCAATTTTAAACTGGCGCACAGACTAGAGAGAGATCTGTTAGATAGACAAAAATTGAATACACACATTTCGTTAAAACTCAATTCGACCTATGTACCGATGCGTGATGTTAACACCGCTAAGACGTCCACAAGTTGATACGCTAAAGTCCAAATAGGCGCTAGAGTCAAAGGAGACCGTGGCTATGCCCGCATATTTGCGTTTCGGGTTGTCATCAATATCTAATATAGGAGGCCATGTCTTTGGGTCAATAGAGGTTGCTGCCTCTCGAGATTTGAGTAACTTAATAATCGGCTGTATGGAGAGTACAATGCCACTTTTAGAGACATCAACAATCATCCGAACAGTGGGTAACGtggtatttaaattttgtggaTGTGGAGGCCGAATGGTAATTGGTATTGCACCCAAATATAGGCATCCATAAAATGCGCACAGCAAATCGAGACCTGGAGGAAATATAAGCGCTGCGGGAAAATCGGACTATATTAGCATTCCTATAGTGTGTACATAGAAAAACTTACCAACGTGGTCTCCTGGCTCAATTCTTCCTCGTTCTTGTAACAATGCCGCTATTTTCTCTGCCCGCTTATGCAACTCAGAGCATGTCAGTGTTTTCGCGATGGCACCTGAAGCGCAAGTCTAGAATTCGTTTCTTTTAAAAAGGAACCAAACTTACCCTTGGAGTTTAGCAGTGTAAATATTATATGATCGGGGGACGTGTTTGCTCGCCAACGCAACACACCTGTTATCAGTTGTGGCTGTTGAAGTTTGACAGTTTTTTAGTCGCAATTTTTGACATTAGACATGTTAACCAACCTTTCTTTCGCAATCTTCTGCTAGGCCAACATCCCGTCCATGGGCTTCAGCAAGGCGATTGCCCTGAACTAAATTTCCAACCATCACAGAGGCTGGTCCTACACCCGTGTCTGTAATACCACATCCAGATGATGAGCTTAATTTTGCGGCAGTTTGCACACCTTATTTGTTTGAGGAATGGTTAGTAGTAGAATGATTTATCGGTTTTGTACAAGGATTCATTACAGAAGTGATTAATTTATGCGATTTCATTAGTTATGTTggcatttgtgtttgttgtcgATATAATACAGTGTTgttatttggtttttgcagTGAGTGTTGTTGTGGTCATAGAAGTAATCGCAGCATTGTTGAAGGGTTGGTGGTTAAAAATAGAGGAAagcaatatttgtattttattaagGTAAATAAAGCACAGAAAgtccaaaaagccaatttgtaacaattctttaaaatcaAGTATGCGAAGAACTTACCTTGATGTAGCTCCCGTGGCTTTGGTAGATTGGTAACACATGTATGTGGGCACATTAAAACATTCGCTGGGTGGAGAGATCCCTCCAAGAACCTTCGTCGTGCTTCGCATAAATGTATGCCACCAAGAGGAGTCTTTGGCAAATGATTCGGTGGAACCAATGCCAGGCAGTAAATTCCAACTTGGTGAATGGAGTCTACTGCTTGCAGAACACGTGACATCCATTGGAAACTTTCTTCCTCTGAGCAGTCCGGACGTTGCTCAGCAATTACGCACACGCGTTCGTCGCGCAAAACCTTAATGCTAAATACAGCAATGCGTCCTCGGTAAATAAACCGCATGGGTTCCACAGCTAACACTGTGGCAATAATGTCATCCGCATTGTGCTTTCTACCGGTTACGGTCATCAGCCCATCGCGGGACCCGCACACAAAGACCAACCCTCCCGGACCAAGAAAGCCCAGTAGGCCTGATCTAACGTAAAAGTCTTCGCCAATTGGTTTGGAAATAATGTTCACCGTGCCATTTCCATCTTTTGGTTGTTCCAATTCTTCCAATAAAGGCTGAACCTTGAAAGTTGAATTTGTCATTCCGTCGAGACCAAAATAGCTGGCGCTTGTGGATCCGCTAGTAACGCATATTTCGCCGACCTGATCGGTTTTGCACAGCACAGGGGGTCCTTCCGATCGAACCACTACCATTTGTGCTGCTGGCATAACTTGACCACAGTCCTGCAAGGTGAGTGATGTTAATGAGTCTTCACTGTCAACGCGTACAACTCCATGTGATAGTGCTGCCATTGAAAGCACACCACGTCCAGTAGCTGACGGACTAAATCCACAAGATCCTCGCCCAGGACGCCGAAGGGAAACAGTAAATACTTCAGAGCTACTAGCACATGGACAAATTGCATCTGAGCGTAATCCTTTAGCTTGAAAAACACTCAAGAACTGGTCACATGAGGATAACGACCAGGGGTTGGCTCCATCGGCTACCAGCAACATACGTAGAGAGGAAAGCGATATATCCTTATGATCTTTAGTAGCGAGTAGTCCCCAATGTAGATCACGACTCTTAACCAAGCAACAAGAAGCTCGgtgttttgttattaattgcATCCAGCTTGACGGACGCAATTTCATCAATGCGTAGGGTATGAAAATAACGTGCATACCATTCAGAACGGATGTCAAGACCGAATGCCATAATCCAACTTCACGCTTGAAGTCCAAGACACACACAATTGTTTCGCCTTCGGTATAATGGCAGGCCATAGTCAAAGCACGGCAATGATTGATCATCGCTGCGCGAGTAACAGTGACTCCTGTAAAACAGATTaagtaattatttataaatatttggatgCTGATATATGTTGCACTTACCCATAACACTGCCTTCCTTATCTGTCGTGTATTCTATATAAGCTGCAGCCGAATCATCGGCCCGTAAATTGCCAACGTTGAATTCTTTGGGCGGCTTAGGTAAATGCTCAGTCACAAACCACTGCAAGCGTGGCCAGCCCTTTAATTTTGCTATTTCCCCCGTGGTGGTTGATTTAGGAAGACCTTTTAAGCAAGCTTCTGAGGTAAGAGCTACAGTTATGCCACAAGAACTCAATAAGAATCCCACTTGCTGCGGAGGTGTATCCGAGCTAGACAGCGGCAATTCTATTGGAAGGGGTACTAACCCCCGAAACATACACCCATACCAGGCTGTAATGAAACTGTAATTTATCTAATTAATATTGTATACACCTTAAAATACATCAAAGATTTGTGTTGCTCTTTAGAGACTTGAAATGAACGAATTTCGAAGGAATGCCAACACACATACTAACCTTAAGGGGTCATTATTAGGGTAAACCAGGGCAACACGATCGCCGGGCTTCAGTGTTACTTGCTCAGGACCCttgctaaatatttttgtggaCAAAGCATGGGCAATCTTTTGTGCGCGCGAAAGTAGCTTGCCATATGTTAAGGTAGTTGTTATCTTCCCATTCGGATCGAGCACTGTAGCCATTGGACTTTTAAACGAGTTTGTGCCATATCGTTGGAGTGCGCATTCGAGCGTTCTTGGAAGTCCTGCAGGTATGGATAGCTGCTCGCCTTGCACAGGAGTCATTGTGCTGCCCTCCGGTTTGGGAGCATTGGGATCCTTCGTATTGGCAGCAATCTCCAGTTCAATGTCGTTATCCTCATAGAACTCCGGTAGTGGGCGACGCTTAGGTCTTTTAAGGGTGTTAAGCAGTTGCTGAATCTTAGCCGatactttccactttccattGGCATCTGTCTCGTTCAGTTCATTTTGAGAAACATTAACATATCGAGTCACTCGATCCGCAGCACGATGAGCATTATTAAACTGTGTGATGTCGGGAGCGTTGTCTAAAAACAAACGATAATTACATTATGAAAATCACACAAGAAACACATAAACTACGCTTTAATGGAATTTACTTAATTCCGCTGTTTCTTAAGTTACttacattgtttttgtttaaacgcTTTGTCCGAAAAGTCATTCTCTCGCTTGTATGCAATCGGCGGACAGTCCGAACTTAAAGGTTCTGAAGTTGGCTGTGtaatgattatttaattaattatttaatttaattaatacaaCTTTCTGCAATCTGCCAACGTTTATATACCCTAACTTCAATTCTACAAAGCAATCTATTAGAATAAAATCATAGCTTCGTTGATTCTTATCATGagttttaactttttataCATTAGTTAAAGAGTATAATTCgtttaatacattttctatttttcgatttttctatatttcgattttaattagttCACATCGGAACAgtataacaataatatatacTGCAATATTGTCGAAGCTagctttttttcttctttaaatgtattattattatattactcACAAGTGGAGGTAAGTTTTGCGGTGGTCGCCTTTCTGGAGCGCTATTCGGTGCCGTATACTTCTGATTTGGAATTTGGTTCTGTTTTACGTCTGGCCTCGCATGCTGCTGTGAACCCATCGATGATTCACGAATTGGAGGTTTAATTATCGGTTCTGGTGGCAGTATGCTATTGCTTATATGATCCCGCGGATAATTGTACTCCTTGTCGGGGGAAATTGTCTCCTCGGGTATGGATTCGTCATCCGTCGATGAGTCCAGCTCATCATTGCACCCAGGGCTTCGGTTTAATACAGATGTGCGCTTCGATGGCATTGGAAGGCTGGGTTTTGGTCGTCCCTTGAGAGCTGCAAGGGCCTGTTGCACAGCCTCTTGTCGTACTTCTAGGGGTCAGATGATCAGAGTaaaatgttgttgctgtaaCTTGTTCTACTAACCAGAATGATAACGCTTCTCATTGTGCGTTACTTTGCGCTGTGTGCGTCGTTGACGATGCTGACTATTATTAGTTGACTGTTGGTTCTGAAAAGCACTTGGCTCGCGAGTGTTCTGATACCCGGGATCGCCGACTGCTCCACCCTGCGGTCGCATATTTTCGTAGCCGGGAGCCCCAGCATTTCCGCTCTGAGGTGTCGATGACAAGCTCATGGCGGCTGGCTGATGGAAGTCGATTTTTTTGGAATGTCTTTGCTGCGAGGAGGAGAGGGAGGGCACTTCAGTCACATAGCTGTAGCCCTCGCTGGACACAATGACGCCGTCGTTATTGATGTTTCCGTGGTTGGTGCTGTTGTTGGCATTTTTAACGTTGTAGTATGGCGGTGGCGGCGTACTTTTCACTTTGTCGCCTGTGCACAACAAAAGGATCAAAAGCTAGCTGGTGACGACCAAACGACCAAATACCAAAGTTTTCAAACATACCTTCTGGCTTTTTAAGGAACGGCTGCAACAGCTTCGCCCTCTTCTTTTCGTAGCCTTTCTGCGTAATGTCACCTAGAAAAGCGGATGGGAATGTTTTCTTAACGATTAATATGTCCGCTGGGCCTTGTCGTTATTGGAAAAGCGTGTAATAGCGACTGAATCATATACTCATGCTGAAAGCCACTgcacacaacacaacacacacacttttcttttaattgGTCGGTCCCCCACTACATGTGGGCAGCTTTCAGCGAAGCAAAAGCCGAGAACAGCACTTGTAATCCCAATTGGGGGCGACAAGTACCCAATGACTTGAATCAGACCAGACTACGTCTGCCACAGTTTTCACGCGATTTTCTACAACTCAGTCGCCGCACATTaacaacaatattttatttttgtgtgtacTACAAACGGGCTCTATTTCAAATAGGTATACCTTCCGACAGCTCTAAGTCCAGTTCGGCGAGCTTCTCGCGGACGTAGCCAGGCAGCGAGGCAGTGTGCTCCATGGTAGATGATAAGAGTGGCTTCAGGCTTTTGTTCTATCCTCTTCCTTGGAGGATTCGTCTAAACTTTGGCTGGTCGCAgtacacaaacacacccaGACACCGCTACTTTCCCACTTCGCTGTCAAAAATCGATCGATTTGCcatttattgtatttcacattttgccgacgcaaataaatacatttgtaCTTGCGCAGCACCAGTACTTTGGGTTAGTTAGAAAACACGATATTACGAATGTCTTTTACGAATTTGCACaattaaagtaaacaaagaaaaatagCAGTACAAATCGATTTTATGAACTAGCGAAAAATTGATAACTATTTCTTCATTCTCTTGAGGCAACagcctttttcatttttcgagACGCGGCCACACTGCCCAAGTAATCGAACCACGAATTTAAGTGttatttttaatgatattAGGCATAGAACCGTTATAATTAGAAAAACTCTATATTTGTTATATCTATATTTGTTACTTTAATCGCTCGACTcttaaatttcaattcaacAAAAGCAATTGGTGGGCATTTTGCTATGTAGCCCTGAAATTCTGTAGAAATTATCGATATCTGTATGTAAGGCGGGTATAAGCACAATCGGATTACGAGCACAAAAACAAGGGAAACCTGGACACGATTAGTGGCGAAGAAAAACGAAGTCCTGCCAACTTAgtccaaattgttttttagccGGCTGCCTACACGCCTGCGTTTTGAGCAAAGCGGTAGTATCTTTTTCGGGGCCATCGATAGCTTGTCATCTCCAGTAAAAATGCGTGagttaatttaaaaaacactAGGCATACAACTAATTATTCTTACGATGCAGAGAACTTGAAGATCCAAGAGGAAGTAAATTCATTGATGAGTCTAGGCCAGCACTTTGATGACCAGTTAAAGCTGGCAGGCGTCGAGTTGGGCGATTTCTCGGACGACGACCTGGCGCTCCTTGACAAATGCGCCCAATATTATTCACTTTTGCACATCCACGACTTCAATCTAAACTACTTGCGCGATTTCTATTGTGCCAAGAAGAGGGAATGCATTGAAAACCGGCAGACCAGAGTGCAGCAACGTGTAGAGCTGCAGCGCATTCTGTCTTCCATCGAAGAGGCGACTAGGGACGTAGTTATGTTGGAGAGGTATTGGTGAACCAATCCCGTTAAGGGCTGAATCCTTGACCAAAACCTTTCTTCTGCAGATTTAAAGCTGCTGCGGAAGAGCGGCTCATCCCGGACATCGTCGTTATGCAGCGAAACGGCCAAAAGCTTGCAACAAAACAGGCCTTACTGGACCGGCAAAAAACCCTTAAGATCCCAAAGGATTTTAGTATTGAAAGTGTCATCGAGAAGGTAGATTCACTGGAGCAGCGCTAAAGAAGTGAACTGCtttcgtttttaaaaaattatttaattgtatttactCAGTAATGCAAAAACACTttacaaaaacataaaattttcaaatttaaaagatGAATGTTGAGGTTTACAAGTTTGGAACACTTCACACAATCAGAGGGTGCACTCTTTTTGgttattgtattttatgaaGGGCACGCATTTTAAAAACGTTCCAATTGTTGCTAGGTTgtgtcaaatatttatttaaagtatcATGATAGGAAAACTAGAAgaccaaataataatttgccaGCTGCTTAAAGCATACAAAAAGTGTACCGTGTTCTTCCATGCCATTgctcatatgtatgtatttgtgtATTTCCAATGTGGTATATGTATCATATATATTGGTGTATAGATAGAATTAGTAATTTCATATTCTTTAAGTTGTTGCTTGttgttatgtatataaagGGCGGGTATGTGGCAGACAATCTTTTCGGCTAGCAACGCGCTCCACGCCACAGGCCTACTCCACGTTTCCAGCCATCTTTTAGCGGAACTCGGGCGCATCATCTTGCGTTATGTCACCGTACTTCCAGATGGCCAGATGTGCGACCCGAGCTGCTTCCTGCGCGGCTTTGTACTGGTCCACTAGTTCCTTGAGCTTCCGCTCCCCACGCTTTTCAGCCAGAACAAGGCCCTCGGCTACAAGCTGCTTTCCAAAATCGACTTTAGTAGTTGGATCGCGAAGAGTGGCCAAGTGCGGCGACCCAGTCACCTTCAGCTCGACATTGAGTTGAACCTTATGGTTCAAAACGTCTTCGGAAAACGCACGCAAGGCTTCTTCCTTATCTTCGTTGTCAGTTGGCAGGGCGACTAAGGCCAAAGCATACTCCGTGGCGTAGGGCTTTTCGCTGCTGAAGGCTGGTGGCAGGGCTGCCAAACGGTTGGTCGGAAGTGTCTAAAAATGGAAACGAGTGTTAATATTGCCAGAAAAAATCACAATGGTTTAGGAGTGAGTGTGTCGCAACTCGAATACTTTTGAAGCGTGGTTCTGGCGCCCCCAGCTACTTAGCGCTTTTGTTTCTTGCGTATTTTAGTCCTGCTACTTTGGACAATGGTTGACCCAAAAAATATGGAACTACCTTTGTACCGTTGAAGAGGATGCCACACGACTTGAAACGGTGAACACATTTAACGCAGCTGTAGGGTTTGCTTACGCCATCACGAATCGTATAAAGTCATTCGATGAAGCCTATTTAATTTGGCAAGCTTATGACTCATGCGTTTCACTTCAAGCCGGAAACGGATCTAAGGAACTTGCAGAGATATAAATATTAGTCAAAGCGACACTTACCTCCTTATTTCCATAATCGATGTACAGGACGGTAGCATTGCTGCCCTGCACGCGTTCCACCTTGGCACGGTACCACTGATTATCAAGTGTAAACTGAGCGGCCACCAGGTCACCACGCTTTGGCGTGTACGATCCAGCGATGGGTGGGTTGGACTGGAAGTCGGCGTGAAGCTTGCTCATAAGCGACTCTAGCTTGGATCCGCTCTCCACGGATTGCGCGAAGAATGTCAGAGATTCGGTGATCTCAGTGACAATGACGTTCTCGTAGTTGACTTTACGATCCGCCACTACCTTGTCCTCCTTCTC
It contains:
- the LOC6734399 gene encoding probable G-protein coupled receptor Mth-like 14, producing MNLGHWNFLLALFSLQTFFNASAQISTENNSLKGSNSSNISYEDTFNSTSTEVLDASIHSTLDVSQTYSTEAATIQSGARFATSVPVQSPVDNPLDPADCSQREKYRKQPVATPSSRLRKCCPHGENLNIYRENQSDSMCDNGLLSFEPTIISAVLFDNCIEDLEIETTLDYDIGNPCNSSLLYDDEEDVFFVLQDGSLLIIDKFGNESYTVKEHYCLDIDKSGHLFAFTCVTQVEEQIAFAKVVFVAVLMLISMPCLLLVSYLHMTLRLLRNLHGLSLSLMSLCLASGYFVHSVVHIYGIPNQGFIGYVIQFCILSYFFWYLCICFNVLLNVWYKLPCCIQCSKSWATFNFGCYAVFAFSGPATIVALTVQKGLPGMPSYFLQGLTESIRDSQRYFIPPVSTILFLSFLINIISFFGFQRISGYAKAEKNIQERKCLFDQQKYEDVKKDAKCVSLLGIIMVVSWLLEIITFYSGSNSNYLILCDMVNGLQGVWVLLIFLVVRRRRTIILRWWYDRGSHEIEGTELQALSNSPT